acgaggtgcccgtgacgcaagccatgacgactcagggcgccaggcgggtgccagcccgcgcagcgtcctcctttcctctttggtgcaaagggggcaagcgcagccgcggagtacccaGGCATCAGGCacaggttaccattccggtgcaacgagaccaagaccaggaggacaacgagacagaggtcaccatggagcccaagacggcgtcatcaccagagctttgcgcaggtgaagactacttttgtcaggatagctgatacttgctgtcccccttcaaattagcccgccattgttggctcccttcccgcttgatatttgggaagaggaccagggcctctataaataggaccagccacccacatagcaaggggttCGAGGTCAGTTGGTCggaagtagagagagagagagagagagagagagagagagagagaaaggtgtctgaactcctccgagcagttcatcgccccagccaagaacagacccttgcgaggccgttcttccttgtattgttcatcatcatcagcccaagaggcaatccaccacaccacacactggagtagggtattacaccacaacggtggcccgaaccagtataaaccctgtgtctcttgtgttgttctttccttagttttagatcctagcatggcggagaggcgcaggtaggtaggaggtgaaatctccgcgcgcaccccagtgttcgaacctcaagggtctgccagaacccgaaatctgacaggggGGGTACTagaacccccggggggttaatgggccttcatgggatttagtggaagagagaggaggcggccaagaggaggggagCGCCCCCAAGcacaatccgaattggggagggggcggccccctttccttcttcccctcttccctttcctttcctcctagttggagaaggaaaggggggaacctactcctagtaggagtaggattacccccttggggcgcgccctatgaggccggtgggccccctcctccactcctttatatacgggggaggggcaccccatagacacacaagttgatttcttagccgtgtgcggtgcccccctccacagatttccacctcggtcatattgtcgtagtgcttaagcgaagccctgtgtcggtaacttcatcatcaccgtcaacacgccgtcgtgctgacgaagctctccctcaaccttagttagatctagagttcgagggacgtcaccaagctgaacgtgtgcagattgtggaggtgtcatgcgttcggtagttgatcggttggatcgcgaacacgttcgactacatcaaccgcgttactcaacgcttccgctttcggtctatgagggtacgtagacacactctcccctctcgttgttatgcatctcctagatagatcttgcatgatcgtaggcaaaaatttgaaatattgcgttccccaacacgatcatattgcctcctagttggtgcttttataagagaagatggagaatcaaaataaaaattgcataaagtaaaagaaaggcccttcgcagagggaagtagggatttgtagaggtgccagagctcaaagagaaaaacttagagataaaaacattttgggaggtgtatacatcccaccaacgaaaacgacttagagttcccaatactttccatgcatagatatatcataggcggttcccaaacagaaaataaagtttattccttttcccaccatactttcactttccatggctaaccgtatccacgggtgccctccataccaacacttcccaaggaatttattatttgacaacataaagtaaattcatttttttttgcatttcaggactgggcatccctaatacctttgccttactctcgtgcaatgacaagtgaataaacactcatcttgagaataacacatctagcatggaaaatattatccacccctcaccgctccgcgagcgaaacaaacacacaaaatagaagtttatttttgaaaattagagatggcacatgcaaatttgcttataacggcaaaagaataccgcatataggtagatatagtggactcatgtggcaaaactggtttaaaagtttttggatgcacaagtagagatcatacttagtgcacaatgaaggctagcaaaagactcggaaacgaccaaccaagaaacggataatctcgtaagcaagcattaagcataaataacaccgaataatggaccacaagtaggatataatttcattgcatgactattaactttcgtacttgcatagggaatcacaaaccttaatgccaatattcttactaaagcataattactcatcaagatgactcacatatcacatcataatatctcaaaactattactaagaatcaagtttattttgtccaatgatattcatgaaagtttttattatatccttcttggatatctatcactttgggagtaattttcatgtgttgcttttcataagctcaaacaaatataagtgaagatcatgagcataatatttatttctctcaaattaatttaagtgaagcaagagagaatttttttgaaaattttaataactctcacataaatctaagtgaagcaagagagcatttcttcaaaaatactaaagcacactgtgctaaaaaaagatataagtgaagcactagagcaagtccatagctcataaaaatttaagagaagcatagagagcaattctaacaagtcatgacataattttggctctctcaaataggtgtgtccagcaaggattgatgactcaAGACACAaaaaataagcaaagactcatatcatacaagacgctccaagcaaaacacatatcatgtgacgaataaaaatatagtttcgagtaaaataccgatggtcgttagaagaaagaggggatgccactagggggcatccccaagcttagttggttgctcattttcggataatagcttgggatgtcggggaatccccaagcttaggctattctatcctttattccttcatccattgtaagataacccaaaacttgaaaacttcaatcacacaaaactcaacaaaaccttcgtgagatccattagtacaacaataataaatcactactatatgtattgtatcaaaccaattcatattttgtttttgtattatatctactatattccaacttttctatggcaaaaactcatcaaagaaaaccatagagccataaaAATAAGCACAcagcacaaagaaaacagaatctgtcaaaacagaacagtctgtagcaatctgactatttcaaatacttatgtaactccaaaaattctgaaaaattaggaggacctgagcaatttgtatattgatctaaaGCAAGTGGAATTGTTATTTTATCTTTCTCTGGTAAAAATggaaattattttcgtgagcgtaaaagtttctgttttttcagcaagatcaaacaactatcacccaagaagatcctaaaggctttacttggcacaaacactaattaaaacatacaaaaacacaatcataaacagtagcataattgtgctaacactcaaaaataggaagcaaaaagcaaaaataaattttattcattgggttgcctcccaacaaatgctatagttttacgcccttagctaggcataaagcaaggatctaagttttgtcatctttggttcgagatccataagattccctcatgattgattcatatggtggcctaattcttgttctagggaattgttacatacccttcctcaaaggaaattggaacttaatattgccttctttcatatcaatcacaacaccgatagtgcgtaaaaacggtctaccaagaataattggacaagacggattgcaatcaatatcaagaacaaaaaaatctatgggcacataattcctattttcaagaataagaacatcattaattcttcccataggctttttaatagtagaatcctctaagtgcaaatttaaagagcatgattcaagatcggtaagaccaagcacatcacataaagatttcgaaattgtagaaacactatcacccaagtcacacaaagcaagacactaataatttttaatcttgactttgatagtaggttcccattcatcatgcaattttctaggaattgatacttctaattccaatttttcttcaaaagctttcatcatagtatcaccaatatgtttagtaaaagccttattttgttcatgagcatggggtgaatttatcatggattccaacaaagaaatacaatcaatcaaggagcaactatcataattattgtctttgtaatccaaaagagtgggcacatcactagttaaagttttgacctctccaaacccactttcatcaattttctcaacaagattttcaccctccgaaattttaggatgccttctacctaaagttgaatcttctctagtccctttttcatcaatattaactttactaaacaaggaatcaatcgaagaaacaccaatcattttaagatcttcatcacttttgcgaaagaaaacactagaaaacactttttctaaaaattcttttttagctctaagcatagcggttcttttcttactttcatccatagaaacataaagagctttaattgattcatctactttaggcacaaaaaatttcatctggagattttccacatcatgagcaattctatcaacacttctagacaaatcatcaatcttactcaatttttcttctatggaagtgttgaaaactttttgtgtattgataaattctttaatattattctcaagatcagaggtgtttctattattattataagattgatttccataggaattaccataattattagaggaattactaggaaaaggcctaggattaaaattacctctataagcattgttgttgaaattatttcgagagataaaattcacatctatggcatcactattttgctcttATGCAGCACaatggtggtaggtatttccctcaaatatgaaaccaaggttatcgaaccagtaggagaaccaagcaacacaacgtaaatagcccctacacacagataacaaatactcgcaacccgacgtgttaaaggggttctcaatccctttcgggtaacggtgccagaaattggtgcatgacgggaaaaagttgtaatagattgaataaatatatcgcaaataaaataaagtgcaacaaagtatttttgggtttttggattaatagatctgaaaataaatgcaagaaaaaagtagatcgcaaaggcaaatatatgagaaagagacccgggggccgtcactagtggcttctctcgagaaaatagcaaacggtgggtgaacaaattactgttgggaaattgatagaacttcaaatactcatgacgatatccaggcaatgatcattatataggcatcacgtccaagattagtagaccgactcctgcctgcatctactactattactccacacatcgaccgctatccagcatgcatctagtgtattaagttcatcgagaaatggagtaatgcaataagaacaatgacatgatgtggacaagatctatctatgtagagatagaccccatcgttttatccttagtagcaacgatacatacatgtcggttccccttctgtcactgggatcaagcaccataagatcgaacctactacaaagcacctattcccattgcaagataaatagatcaagttggccaaacaaaacccaaatattggagaataaatacaaggctataagagatcatgcataaaagagatcaaagaaactcaaatactttcatggatataaaaagatagatctgatcataaactcaaagttcatcgatcccaacaaacacaccgcaaaagagttacatcatatggatctccaagagaccattgtattgagaatcaagagagagagatgaagccatctagctactaactacggacccgaaggtctacaaagaactactcacgcatcatcggaggggcaccaatggagatggtgaaccccatccaagatggtgtctagattggatccggtggttctggactctgcggtggctggatgaatattttgtcgactcccctagggttctggaaatattggggtatttatagagcaaagagacggtccgggggcacccgaggtgggcacaacccaccagggcgcgcctgggtctcctggcgcgccctggtgggctgtgcctccctcggggcacccccaggcgcagctagggcccgttgtgttccttttggcccataaaaattcttcgtaaagcttcgtggcatttggactccgtttgatattgattttctgtgatgtaaaaaaaatggaagaacaacaactgacacttggcactatgtcaataggttactaccaaaaaatgatataaaatgactataaaatgattataaaataacaacatggaacaataaaaaattatagatacgttggagacgtatcaacctgcacgagtcctgcatcaagaatcagttgtcctacCGCAGGTCCTATCCGTCGCACGGGGTTACCTCGAAAATTAAGATAATGAAATCAGACAAGAGCTTTgggcgtttaatgactacacctcatttctccccaaggatatgatccatgttaccctaTTAAACCTTACCGTCACCGGTGTTCAGTATAACACTTCACGGTCTCCTTGCTCCGGGCCTCACGTTGCTCGATCTCCATGATTTTAGGTAGCTGCAGGGATGAAGATCACGGACAAGACATGAGACATCTTCACtgaacaattttatttcacacatatggGACGTTATATCAAAGTCTTCGATTGATCCCATCAACAAATACCTCGGGTTGCAAGGCTtatgcctcaacccataccttaccgaactactcacacatggacatCAGATCGCGGgaagaaaacattgaagaacacGTCTTGAGATCTATTGATTGCAATATGTTTTACAATGGATGCCTAGTGCGATGCACTACTACAAGTATGAATGGGATGGATGAGCACTATGGTGGTGGTGGAGATAGCTATGgagatggcggcggctagggtttgcgaatgaggatgatgatgaagaggttCTGGCTTCCGTGCTCCGTGCTTGTCTCTCTGTTCACATTTCGACGAGTCCCTTTAACAAAAGTTGTTGGGTTGGACGATCTGCCTCGGAATCCATGCCATATGGAACACCATCTTTTTTGTTGTTTCCGCGCAGATGTCTCCTGGTGATTCCTGCCTCGCCCATTCTTCTTCCATTTCATTTCCACACATGATTTCTTCCCTTTTTAGCCCATTTCTCgtggaaacacatcaaagagaggatttgtgaaatcctttgcattcattagtcattagtaccAATATCGGAGCGAATATCTCTTTTTAATTGAAATATCTCAGTTTAAATAAAGatgaaatgagtgtaaaaatatcactcatcaacaCCTGCTAGCTTAATGACATGCCCTGACCTCGCACCAACACACACCATCTAAACTGGTGGCTTTGCCAAGCCACCCCACTGGGAGTCGAAAGCACTAATCGATCTAGCAGACCCTCAACGCGCACCGCATGCGCATACTCTAGAATCCTCCGCCACCAACTTTCGTCGTCCCATCTTCAAGAGGGATCAACACATTGACCTTGTCGAGCCTAATTGTCTTCAATGCCACCATGACGCTAGCCATCGCCACCACCCTGTGTGCGTCCATCCACATGCATGTCCCCCCCGGGACTCCACTGTGCCACGCCGCCGAGACCCGCCGCCGTTGATGCGGTAGATAAAACACCTCTCTACCTCTTGGCTTCTCCAGCTAGCACCTGCTCCAAAAACGATGCCCTCAGGAGGGAAAATGGCACCAAAGGCGCTGAGATCATCCGATCCGGGAGACCCAGACCTAGAGTTTCCCTCGGAGCATCACGGGCGAGGTGACATTGATCACAACGACGATTTCTCGATAAGGAAATGACGTAAAAGACGCCGTCATGACCGAAGTCAGAACGATTTTCACCGGCATTCGCGCTACCCGACTCCGCAGCTGACTAGATCCACGCGGAGCCTCTCCGTGAAGACGCATGCACGCGCCGGAATGCCGACCGAGTTCCGTCAACCGTCCTCACCAATCCCTCCATGCGTCTCCAGCCAGGCAAGGGCCACACTGCGATGGATTTGGGCCGGGATCAGATCCATAGCCACCGCCACCAACCATCGCCTAAGAGCACGTCGGAGACCGATCACGCTGACCCACCAGCCATAGAGGCGAACGATGTAGCCGCTCGACCAGGGAACTCTGCCTTGGCCGCCGCACTCGGTCCAACGACCACCACCCGCCTCCCCGGATAGGATCCCCNNNNNNNNNNNNNNNNNNNNNNNNNNNNNNNNNNNNNNNNNNNNNNNNNNNNNNNNNNNNNNNNNNNNNNNNNNNNNNNNNNNNNNNNNNNNNNNNNNNNNNNNNNNNNNNNNNNNNNNNNNNNNNNNNNNNNNNNNNNNNNNNNNNNNNNNNNNNNNNNNNNNNNNNNNNNNNNNNNNNNNNNNNNNNNNNNNNNNNNNNNNNNNNNNNNNNNNNNNNNNNNNNNNNNNNNNNNNNNNNNNNNNNNNNNNNNNNNNNNNNNNNNNNNCGAGGGTGGCGGCGGCCGGCTAGGTTTGCGAGAGGAGGGAGGCTTAGTGTTTCATAGCAATGAAGATACTCGATTCCTAAGGATTGTATCTATATATTGACCTAATTTTCAAGAATTCTTACATCATGTGAGACCTTGTGTAATTTTCATAAGGATTGAAATGCGCACCAAACCTTCTAATTTTCCTATTTGTGTCATCAAGAAATCCTGAAAACCCAATAAGCCATCTCATCAAGGTTTTAAACGGCCAATTCTCTGATTATTATTTTTCACAATTTTCTTTTGCCGGTTATTACACCGTACCAAAAATCCAAGGGCAGTGCTGGCGAGCACTCCAAGCCCTAGCTATAAACACTCCCGAAAGGCCCCCCATCCTACCCTCTCCGTTCACCGCgcgaggcagcggcagcagcagcagcttcccCCCAAAGCCAGCCAGCCAAATTCCCCAACCCACACAACTCCACTCCCCCAGTAAGcttcgcctcctcctctcctccaataatTCCTTGTACTCACATATATCGAAATCAAATCGAATCGAATCCTCTCGTCCCCACCCACTACTACTGCTGCTAATCTTATACTGTTTCTCTCTCGCATCATGCCGCGCTTTTCAATTTCCCTAGGTTTTTTCCGGGTCAAAGGTACCGATTTTCGATCCCCCGCCGTCAGATCCGTACCACGCGTGTTCGATTTGTATCTTCCACTGTGAATTTCTGCGGTTTAATGCGGATTTCGCGGGCGACATCTGATGGTTCGGGGATTTTCGTTtgtctagggttagggttttgggaTGTCGGATCGGCAGCCGTCCGAGGAGCCGGAGGAGCAGGTGGACCTGGAGGGAGACGACGACGTCATGGACGACGAGGAAGgttaccgccgccgccgccacggtggCGAGGACTCTGATGAGCCGgaggaggagcccgaggagcctCAAATCGAGGTCGAGGGCGATGGCGATGGAGATGGCCGGGAGGAGGACGCCGGTATGGTGGTTGCCAGTGATGAACCTGCCGTAGGAAGTGGTGATGAGATGGAGAAGGGTGATGGGCCTGAGGACGAAGAAGAGAAAATGAAGTGGGAGGAGCTCCTCGCACTACCCCCGCAGGGCTCGGAGGTATTCGTCGGGGGCCTCCCCCGAGACACCACCGAGGAGGACCTCCGCGAGCTATGCGAGCCATTGGGCGAAATCTTTGAGGTGCTGAAAACTCACAGCCTTCTCATATTGGTTATTTGCTTTGTAACACAGAGTATGTTATGTGATGGCTGCGATGGTTTAACAGGTGAGGTTGATGAAGGATAAGGAAACAAAGGAAAACAAAGGATTTGCCTTTGTCACATTTACTGCCAAGGATGTGGCGCAGCGTGCTATCGAAGAACTGCATGACAAGGACCACAAGGTAGTATGTGTTATCTTTGCAGGATACTCTGGATAACAGTGATTTCTGATCCATAACAATGGATACTTCTGTGCAGGGGAGAACACTGCGATGCTCATTGTCCCAGGCCAAGCACAGGTTATTTGTTGGCAATGTACCCAAAGGGTTGAGTGAGGACGAGCTGACGAGCATAATCAAAGGGAAGGGGCCAGGGGTCGTGAATATTGAGATGTTCAAGGTGCGGTTGTAATCTGTTCTTGTTTTGTGGCAGGGAGGTTCCAGATTTGCTAATAGAAACTGCCTTGCAGGATTTGCATGACCCAAGCCGTAACCGCGGGTTCCTCTTCGTTGAGTACTATAACCATGCTTGCGCAGACTATGCCAGGCAGAAATTGTCATCACCAGACTTTAAGGTTGATGGAAGCCAGTTGACTGTTAGCTGGGCTGAACCTAAGggctcatcatcgtcatcatcagatTCTTCTTCATCTGCTGCTCAGGTAGACACTGCATGAAAAATTGAACTGTAAAGCATAGCGTTGTATTTCAATGTACGTTGTGTAGCACTACAATCTGAGGCAGCGATCCTTATTAAGACCTGCTTATATTGATAGTTGGATTGGCTAATTTAGTGACAGAAGTACCTTGCTTGTGTTTTTATGCTGCTATTTGCGAGACACAAACAGAAGCCGCTTAAATGAAACTATGGGAGCATGGCTTATTTGGATCTTAATTTTAACATCCTTACCATACCATTTTTCACATTAAGGTTTGCTGGAGCATAATTTTCCAAATAGATAGTATATTAGATGTAACTGATGTTTCCTTGTTCTTTTTGTGGCTTACAATAGCTCTTCAAGTATTGTGCATTAGATTTGAATAATCCTTGTTCATAATTTGTTGTGCATAGAAAAAGAAAGTAATAACTGCAGTCTGACTTCATCTTCTGTACATCACGTCAGGAATCAGATACGCAGCGACTTCTTTTTTTGCAGCATATGCAAGAAGTTGTTGATTGCACTAACATAATATCCTGACTTTGAAGTCATTTTTTAATTTACATCAGCCCAGCCTATGCAAACTCCATTCTGTGACGGATGAAATATCCATTCTATTTAAGGCTGTATTGTcttgttattttttgttttcatACCTATAATTTAGTACATCCAGATTACGAGTACATCGGATTTTGTTCAAGTCTGCTGAACATCTGTAACACTTATTTTCTTCACAGGTGAAGACTATATATGTGAAGAACCTGCCGGAGAATGTTTCTAAAGAGAAAGTTAAGGATCTCTTTGAAGTTCATGGAGAGGTTACAAAAATTGTTTTACCGCCTGCTAAGGCCGGGCATAAGAGGGATTTTGGGTTTGTTCACTTTGCTGAAAGATCAAGTGCACTGAAGGCAGTTAAAGGAAGTGAAAAATACGAAATTGATGGTAATTTTCATTTTGTCATTTCATTATCAAATGAAATTTAGTGTTGTAGAGTTTTGTCTTCTTGTTGGAATCGGTTAACATGAATGAATGTAATGATTATGTGGGAGTACTAACAGTTCATGATGAATTAGTTGTTGGTTTATATTTCAAGGAATATCTATCGTAGTAAAATTAGATTTATTCCAGCATGAACTGCTACACCTGAAAAATTGTTCAAGCAGTACCACGGTTAATTGGTGGCTGTCTGAAATACAGGGCAAGTGCTCGAAGTTTCCATGGCCAAACCTTTGAGTGATAAGAAACCTGACCACTCGTTCAAGCCTGGAGGAGCTCCTAGCTATCCTCTTCCACCTTATGGTGGCTACATGGGAGACCCATATGGTGCCTATGGTGGTGGCCCTGGATTCAACCAGGTAAGACATCACAAGTTAATAACTCATGTAGAGTACCGTGCTATGTATTTCTTTGGCTTTACCCACAT
The sequence above is drawn from the Triticum aestivum cultivar Chinese Spring chromosome 7A, IWGSC CS RefSeq v2.1, whole genome shotgun sequence genome and encodes:
- the LOC123147571 gene encoding heterogeneous nuclear ribonucleoprotein Q; this encodes MSDRQPSEEPEEQVDLEGDDDVMDDEEGYRRRRHGGEDSDEPEEEPEEPQIEVEGDGDGDGREEDAGMVVASDEPAVGSGDEMEKGDGPEDEEEKMKWEELLALPPQGSEVFVGGLPRDTTEEDLRELCEPLGEIFEVRLMKDKETKENKGFAFVTFTAKDVAQRAIEELHDKDHKGRTLRCSLSQAKHRLFVGNVPKGLSEDELTSIIKGKGPGVVNIEMFKDLHDPSRNRGFLFVEYYNHACADYARQKLSSPDFKVDGSQLTVSWAEPKGSSSSSSDSSSSAAQVKTIYVKNLPENVSKEKVKDLFEVHGEVTKIVLPPAKAGHKRDFGFVHFAERSSALKAVKGSEKYEIDGQVLEVSMAKPLSDKKPDHSFKPGGAPSYPLPPYGGYMGDPYGAYGGGPGFNQPMIYGRGPAPAGMRMVPMVLPDGRLGYVLQQPGGMPPPPPPRRGDRRDGGGRGGEGSHRRYRPY